From one Sulfuricurvum sp. genomic stretch:
- a CDS encoding TraR/DksA family transcriptional regulator: MSTEKKLTLKDFEANLKAEKANLEKNMRLLKAEVSSIESGKDIGDIEDMAELEINNTTDQAILFQLQSQITEIDAALNRINMGVYGICEKTGKSIPIERLMANPTARTIVGE, translated from the coding sequence ATGAGTACAGAGAAAAAACTTACTCTCAAAGATTTTGAAGCCAACTTAAAAGCAGAAAAAGCAAATCTCGAAAAAAATATGCGATTGCTCAAAGCCGAAGTCAGCAGTATCGAATCTGGAAAAGATATCGGCGATATTGAAGATATGGCAGAACTTGAAATCAACAACACAACCGACCAAGCGATTCTTTTCCAGCTCCAATCCCAAATCACTGAAATCGATGCCGCATTAAATCGTATCAATATGGGAGTTTACGGCATTTGTGAGAAAACTGGAAAATCCATCCCGATTGAGAGATTAATGGCAAATCCGACAGCTCGTACTATTGTAGGCGAATAA
- a CDS encoding DUF2603 domain-containing protein — translation MTYPEHLTTHLGELADKLGMDPHDMTIVKMTPGVDERHKELELLQGSWKETRPWIIVDERDRIYTLSSAESLSMLIRLLSTSQSENFQHKLEKAIWQRLPIDFEDVWAVAMDRIQTMARTQADRTVVNIDLDWLVSEIKQKYPNLFYHLDQMLSQKE, via the coding sequence GTGACTTACCCTGAACATTTAACCACTCATTTGGGAGAGCTTGCCGACAAACTCGGTATGGATCCGCATGATATGACTATCGTCAAAATGACGCCCGGTGTTGACGAGCGTCATAAAGAACTTGAACTGCTGCAAGGGAGTTGGAAAGAAACACGTCCGTGGATCATAGTGGACGAGCGAGATCGGATTTATACACTGTCATCTGCCGAATCATTATCGATGCTTATTCGTCTTCTCAGTACCAGCCAAAGTGAAAATTTCCAACATAAACTCGAAAAAGCGATTTGGCAGCGTCTTCCTATCGATTTTGAAGATGTCTGGGCAGTAGCCATGGACCGTATACAAACAATGGCGCGAACTCAGGCCGACCGTACAGTCGTCAACATCGATCTTGACTGGCTCGTCAGTGAAATCAAACAAAAATATCCAAACCTTTTTTATCATTTGGATCAAATGCTAAGTCAAAAAGAATAA
- the pcm gene encoding protein-L-isoaspartate O-methyltransferase, giving the protein MNGNEHLIRHLIASGVLHTSNIINSFKKCDRILFVPEEFYPYAYEDRPLPIGSAQTISQPYTVAIMLELLSPQIGNRVLDIGSGSGWTTALLSSAVGSSGVVEGIEIVPSLVEYGNKNLAKADIHNASITLTDPTSLGKPRELYDRILVSASADDMPTALFDQLKPDGILVVPVRNSIWCITKKRDGRIIYDEFPGFRFVPLIV; this is encoded by the coding sequence ATGAACGGTAATGAGCATCTTATCCGTCATTTGATAGCATCAGGAGTACTTCATACCTCAAATATTATTAATTCATTCAAGAAGTGCGATCGTATCCTTTTTGTCCCCGAAGAGTTTTATCCCTATGCCTATGAAGACCGTCCATTACCTATTGGTAGTGCTCAAACTATTTCACAGCCTTATACCGTTGCCATTATGCTCGAACTCCTCTCCCCTCAGATTGGGAATAGAGTACTCGATATCGGTTCCGGGTCAGGATGGACGACGGCACTTTTATCCTCGGCCGTAGGATCATCCGGTGTTGTGGAAGGGATAGAAATCGTCCCGTCTTTAGTTGAATACGGAAATAAAAACTTAGCCAAAGCAGATATTCATAACGCTTCTATCACACTAACCGATCCGACATCTCTCGGTAAACCGAGAGAACTGTATGATCGTATCCTCGTATCTGCAAGTGCGGATGATATGCCTACAGCACTCTTTGATCAGCTAAAACCTGATGGCATACTCGTCGTCCCTGTCCGGAACAGCATCTGGTGCATTACAAAAAAGAGAGACGGTAGAATCATATACGATGAGTTCCCCGGCTTTCGATTTGTCCCTTTGATTGTCTAA
- a CDS encoding cation-transporting P-type ATPase — protein sequence MKITSVSELFSAFGSSENGLSDEEVKNRQLQYGCNALPKIPIIPWYIKLSAQFTHFFALLLWIAAVISFIIAFFDPSSNMLPIGYSIIIVIVLNGAFGFYQEYRTEKSLEALRNMLPLRVSVYRHGIVKIILAEELVPGDVVILNEGDKVPADMYLIDAQDLWLNESALSGESELVSADKLGSDHPKNILYSGTFVAKGEARGLVFATGKESRYGTIAALTQKVDADTGHLHKEIAHISKIIALTSTVIAGSLIALSGFGESEIWKTFLFSLGVLVALIPEGLLPTVTLALAFGAQRMASKGFLVNGLSVIENLGAVTVIATDKTGTITQNKMVVSRWEEEAEHDPTQELLDAALLCNRAESTKGDPVEQALYTFADHYCDAAARRQAYPLITEYSFDYHLKRMSTVHSNGDSFSIFCKGAPEVILKLCRDVMTPQGKIEMTPSEYQKQIDKHDALAAQGYRVIGFASRVSKNALMSREDTERDLCFIGFIAMVDPLRDDINEAVSMCHKAGIRVLMITGDHQLTAGAIGMSAGIITAITEVTTGEHLDTLPPSAIKRLLRHNHVFARVSPEQKLTLVTLLKEMGETVAVTGDGVNDAPALKRADVGIAMGSGTDVAKQAADAVLMDDHFATIVKGIEEGRAVYENIRRFITYMLSSNLPEAVPYVAFFAFSLPLALPVPLVLAIDLGTDIFPGMALGAELPHKDLMHRSPRSRKEHILTMGVYFRAFGFLGLLSAVMSMGLFWFYLTAHGWKGEPLSWNDPLYLQATTLTFAAIVFAQIGNGLSCRSQRESLFKIGIGSNRFYWFGVAVEIVMLVLLIFITPLSAVFATAPFDPIYWWAVIAVTLIVLIAEEIRKKIQHIF from the coding sequence ATGAAAATTACAAGTGTATCGGAACTGTTTAGCGCTTTTGGCTCTTCTGAAAACGGGTTGAGTGATGAAGAGGTAAAAAACAGACAACTTCAGTATGGATGCAATGCTCTCCCTAAAATTCCTATCATTCCGTGGTATATCAAATTATCCGCTCAATTTACCCACTTTTTTGCCCTTTTACTTTGGATAGCCGCCGTCATCAGTTTTATCATCGCATTTTTTGATCCATCATCCAATATGCTGCCGATCGGATATTCAATTATCATTGTCATCGTTTTAAACGGAGCATTCGGTTTTTATCAGGAATACCGAACCGAAAAAAGTTTGGAGGCATTGCGAAATATGCTCCCGTTACGGGTGAGTGTATATCGACATGGAATTGTAAAGATAATACTGGCTGAAGAACTGGTTCCGGGTGATGTCGTGATCTTGAATGAGGGAGATAAAGTTCCTGCCGATATGTATTTGATTGATGCACAGGATTTGTGGCTGAATGAGAGTGCACTCAGCGGTGAAAGTGAATTGGTCTCAGCTGATAAGCTGGGTAGCGATCATCCAAAAAATATCCTCTATTCGGGAACGTTCGTTGCCAAAGGGGAAGCTCGAGGATTGGTTTTTGCAACAGGAAAAGAGAGCCGATACGGAACAATCGCCGCATTGACCCAAAAAGTGGATGCCGATACGGGTCATTTGCATAAAGAGATAGCCCATATTTCAAAGATCATTGCATTGACCTCTACTGTGATCGCGGGAAGTTTGATTGCCCTCTCAGGCTTTGGTGAAAGTGAAATATGGAAAACGTTTTTATTTTCCCTCGGTGTTTTGGTAGCATTAATTCCTGAGGGACTATTGCCTACCGTGACATTGGCTTTGGCGTTCGGCGCACAGAGGATGGCATCCAAAGGATTTTTGGTTAATGGCCTCTCCGTAATTGAAAATCTAGGTGCCGTAACGGTAATCGCTACGGATAAAACCGGTACGATTACCCAAAATAAAATGGTAGTGAGCAGATGGGAAGAGGAAGCCGAACACGATCCTACACAAGAGCTTCTTGATGCAGCGCTGTTATGCAACCGTGCGGAATCGACGAAGGGCGACCCGGTTGAACAGGCGCTTTACACTTTTGCAGACCACTATTGTGATGCTGCCGCACGACGTCAAGCATATCCGCTCATCACGGAATACTCTTTTGATTATCATCTCAAAAGGATGTCCACGGTACATTCGAATGGGGATTCTTTTTCTATATTTTGCAAAGGGGCTCCGGAAGTGATTTTGAAGCTCTGCCGAGATGTGATGACACCACAGGGCAAGATAGAGATGACTCCATCCGAATACCAAAAACAGATTGACAAACACGATGCTTTGGCCGCACAGGGATATCGTGTTATCGGATTTGCATCACGAGTGAGCAAGAATGCTCTCATGTCTCGTGAAGATACGGAGCGTGATTTATGTTTTATCGGTTTTATCGCTATGGTTGACCCGTTGAGAGACGATATTAACGAAGCCGTATCAATGTGCCATAAAGCTGGGATTCGGGTATTGATGATCACGGGGGATCATCAATTAACTGCAGGTGCAATCGGGATGAGTGCCGGAATTATTACGGCGATTACGGAGGTGACTACGGGAGAACATCTCGATACTCTTCCTCCATCGGCGATTAAACGATTGTTACGTCACAATCACGTATTCGCTCGGGTATCGCCGGAACAGAAGCTTACTCTTGTGACTTTGCTCAAAGAGATGGGTGAGACAGTCGCCGTAACTGGAGACGGTGTCAATGATGCTCCAGCACTGAAACGGGCAGATGTCGGTATCGCTATGGGGTCAGGGACCGATGTAGCGAAACAAGCAGCGGATGCAGTTTTGATGGATGATCATTTCGCAACAATCGTCAAAGGGATCGAAGAGGGGAGAGCCGTGTATGAAAATATACGACGTTTCATCACGTATATGCTCTCCAGCAATCTTCCGGAAGCCGTTCCATATGTTGCTTTTTTTGCATTTTCTCTTCCGTTGGCACTTCCGGTCCCATTGGTGTTGGCGATTGATTTGGGAACGGACATCTTCCCGGGCATGGCACTCGGAGCAGAATTGCCACACAAAGACTTGATGCATAGATCCCCACGAAGCCGTAAAGAGCACATTCTGACAATGGGAGTCTATTTTAGAGCCTTCGGATTTTTGGGTCTCCTCAGTGCGGTAATGTCGATGGGACTGTTTTGGTTCTATCTCACTGCTCACGGCTGGAAGGGTGAACCGTTATCGTGGAATGACCCATTGTATCTCCAAGCGACAACATTGACCTTTGCTGCGATCGTTTTTGCCCAGATCGGTAACGGTCTCTCGTGCCGCAGCCAAAGAGAATCACTCTTTAAGATCGGAATAGGGAGTAACCGTTTTTACTGGTTCGGCGTTGCTGTTGAAATCGTAATGCTGGTACTATTGATTTTCATCACCCCACTAAGTGCGGTTTTTGCAACCGCACCGTTCGACCCGATTTATTGGTGGGCGGTTATTGCGGTAACATTGATTGTGTTAATAGCAGAAGAGATACGAAAAAAAATACAACACATTTTTTAG
- a CDS encoding cation-translocating P-type ATPase, producing MENESNHIGLTDDEALSRLLQYGPNLLPGTQPKSFFSIILDVIKEPMFLMLLVAGSIYLALGDRAEALFLLSFVFVVIGITLAQEHKTQRALESLRDLSAPRALVIRNGIEIRIAGRDVVPGDLLVLHEGDRISADARLVNGQLSVDESLLTGEAVPVDKLPNGSLKTQGTDTSDSLFASTVVTKGVGLALVHATGINTAIGNIGQSLSSTQEVSSGLQQSSRTLIRNLSILAIGFALALILINWLFNDRNFLESLLSGITLAMATLPEEIPVILTVFLALGAWHITKIKVLTRRVSAVEALGAITILALDKTGTLTQNRMQIAELSIDDIFFNADFEGELPETYHQLVEFAMLATPSDPFDPMEKAIQSFGHTRLTGTEHIHDDFYPEFQYDLSPDIMAMTQIFSQINPSLHLLATKGSPEAVVDLCHLSELQRYEIQTRVETMAARGLRVLGVARGEYQISGTEPIWPKSQHDFDFTFLGLIGFMDPPRIEVPDAIAECRNAGIRILMLTGDHPATARTIAQQVGLSERPNVITGDEISRLDDESLIVRLHETDICARMKPEQKLRLVQILQRQGNVVGMTGDGVNDAPALKAADVGIAMGERGTDVAREAAAIILLDDSFASIVAAIRQGRNIYDNITKATRFVFAVHIPIIALTLVPALLHWPVLLMPVHIVLLELLIDPACAIVFEAETAAANIMRRPPRDIQSTPFSANNIGFALVQGTGFALILLLAYHVLLQMGWLINTIHITLFSALVFGLFLLVLANSDNSPFREPRNPWLLYMFGSVTLLLISVFMTPFLRRMLAFEAISLPPLLAAAFILLIIEIWFIALNRLHTYVTK from the coding sequence ATGGAAAATGAATCTAACCATATTGGGCTGACCGACGATGAAGCTTTAAGCAGGCTCCTTCAGTACGGTCCGAATTTACTCCCCGGAACTCAGCCAAAATCATTTTTCTCAATTATTCTGGATGTCATAAAAGAACCGATGTTTTTAATGCTTCTCGTTGCCGGAAGTATTTATCTGGCATTGGGCGATCGTGCCGAAGCACTGTTTTTACTCTCATTCGTCTTTGTAGTTATCGGCATAACCTTGGCACAGGAACACAAGACGCAACGTGCCTTGGAATCGCTGCGCGATCTCTCAGCACCGCGTGCACTTGTCATACGTAACGGGATTGAGATTCGGATAGCGGGTCGAGATGTCGTTCCCGGTGATCTTCTTGTTTTACATGAAGGAGATAGAATTTCCGCCGATGCGCGATTAGTAAATGGACAGCTGTCGGTTGATGAATCACTTTTGACCGGGGAAGCCGTCCCCGTGGACAAATTACCGAACGGATCTTTAAAAACACAGGGAACGGATACGTCTGATTCATTATTTGCCAGTACTGTGGTCACAAAAGGGGTAGGATTAGCCTTAGTACATGCGACCGGAATCAACACGGCTATCGGGAATATAGGCCAATCTCTCTCATCAACACAAGAGGTCTCATCAGGTTTACAGCAGTCTTCACGTACTCTAATCCGCAATCTAAGCATCTTAGCTATTGGATTTGCACTTGCTTTGATTCTTATCAATTGGTTGTTTAATGATAGGAATTTTCTTGAAAGTCTCCTTTCGGGCATTACTCTGGCTATGGCTACCCTGCCTGAAGAAATACCTGTTATTCTCACTGTTTTTTTGGCACTGGGTGCTTGGCATATTACGAAAATCAAAGTCCTTACCCGCCGTGTCAGCGCCGTTGAAGCACTGGGTGCTATCACCATCCTCGCATTGGACAAAACCGGGACATTAACGCAAAATCGGATGCAGATTGCCGAACTGTCAATCGATGATATTTTTTTTAACGCTGACTTTGAGGGCGAATTACCTGAAACCTATCATCAATTGGTCGAATTCGCCATGTTGGCCACGCCATCCGATCCCTTTGATCCTATGGAAAAAGCGATTCAATCATTCGGTCATACACGACTAACCGGAACAGAACACATTCATGATGATTTCTACCCGGAATTTCAATACGATCTTTCCCCTGATATCATGGCCATGACCCAAATTTTTTCCCAGATCAATCCTTCTCTCCATCTGCTTGCAACAAAAGGATCACCCGAAGCAGTCGTCGATCTGTGCCACTTGTCTGAACTCCAAAGATATGAAATTCAGACCCGTGTTGAGACCATGGCGGCACGAGGACTTCGTGTTTTGGGCGTTGCCAGAGGGGAATATCAAATTAGCGGAACAGAACCGATCTGGCCGAAAAGTCAGCATGATTTTGATTTTACCTTTTTGGGACTTATAGGCTTTATGGATCCTCCGCGCATTGAAGTCCCTGACGCAATTGCCGAATGCCGAAACGCCGGAATACGAATCCTGATGCTCACAGGAGATCATCCCGCCACCGCACGTACTATCGCACAACAAGTCGGGCTATCCGAACGTCCGAATGTCATAACGGGTGATGAAATTTCCAGACTGGACGATGAAAGTTTGATTGTACGATTGCATGAAACCGACATATGTGCCCGTATGAAGCCTGAACAAAAGCTTCGTCTCGTGCAAATTCTACAGAGACAAGGCAATGTTGTTGGTATGACGGGAGACGGTGTCAACGATGCACCGGCTCTGAAAGCAGCCGACGTAGGCATTGCAATGGGTGAACGTGGTACTGACGTGGCACGTGAAGCTGCCGCCATTATCCTATTGGATGACAGTTTTGCAAGCATCGTTGCCGCTATCCGTCAAGGGAGAAATATTTATGACAACATTACAAAAGCAACACGTTTCGTCTTTGCCGTCCATATTCCCATCATTGCCTTGACCCTTGTTCCGGCCCTCTTACACTGGCCAGTATTATTGATGCCTGTTCATATCGTACTGCTCGAATTACTGATCGATCCGGCATGTGCAATTGTTTTTGAAGCTGAGACTGCGGCAGCTAATATTATGCGACGTCCTCCCAGAGATATACAATCAACACCGTTTAGCGCAAATAATATAGGATTCGCTTTGGTTCAAGGAACCGGTTTCGCACTCATTTTGCTTCTTGCTTATCACGTATTGCTTCAAATGGGATGGCTCATTAACACCATACATATTACCCTCTTTTCTGCACTGGTTTTCGGATTGTTTCTTCTGGTTCTTGCCAACAGTGACAATAGCCCTTTTAGAGAACCTCGTAACCCTTGGCTTCTGTATATGTTCGGCAGTGTTACACTTCTTTTGATAAGCGTTTTTATGACTCCATTTTTACGACGTATGCTGGCATTTGAGGCAATTTCTTTACCTCCTCTCCTTGCTGCCGCATTTATCCTTCTGATAATCGAAATCTGGTTCATAGCTTTGAATAGGCTTCATACATATGTTACTAAATAA
- the amrS gene encoding AmmeMemoRadiSam system radical SAM enzyme: MSSLAWLSKKMEDGRIACEACNQHCKLSEGEYGICGIRQVKGGELQLLTYGLAAAVNVDPIEKKPMFHVLPGSRVFSFGTVGCNFSCKFCQNADISQYPKEHHHEIFGRPLSPQQAVDLALEYKCDSIAYTYNEPVVFFEYTYDTAKLAHEAGLKNIYVTSGYETHKAIDTIAPYLDGMNIDIKGYDQSFYRNICGASLKPVLDTIEYAHKKGIWIETTTLLIPGYNDSDEEIRAIAEFQSALDPSMPWHISGFHPMYKMQDVPRTQGSTLRRAYEIGKKAGLKYVYVGNIDDETRESTFCPKCYKLVIERHGHIGQYVTNHLVNLNHCPYCGAQIEGIWN, encoded by the coding sequence ATGTCATCATTAGCATGGTTGTCTAAAAAAATGGAGGATGGCAGGATCGCATGTGAAGCGTGCAATCAACATTGTAAACTCTCTGAGGGTGAATACGGTATCTGCGGAATCCGACAAGTAAAAGGTGGGGAACTGCAGCTTTTGACCTATGGTCTGGCTGCGGCAGTCAATGTAGATCCCATCGAAAAAAAGCCGATGTTTCATGTGTTACCGGGATCTAGGGTATTTTCATTCGGGACAGTCGGGTGTAATTTTTCCTGCAAATTCTGTCAAAATGCCGATATTTCCCAGTACCCGAAAGAACATCATCACGAAATTTTCGGACGTCCCCTTTCGCCGCAGCAAGCCGTTGATTTGGCATTGGAGTACAAATGCGACAGTATCGCCTACACTTACAATGAACCCGTCGTTTTTTTCGAATACACGTATGATACCGCTAAACTCGCCCACGAAGCGGGACTGAAAAATATCTACGTTACCAGCGGTTATGAAACGCACAAAGCTATCGATACGATCGCCCCATACTTGGATGGAATGAATATTGATATCAAGGGATATGATCAATCGTTTTATCGCAATATTTGCGGTGCATCGCTCAAACCGGTATTGGATACAATCGAATATGCCCATAAAAAAGGAATATGGATTGAAACAACGACCCTTTTAATTCCCGGATACAACGATTCGGATGAAGAGATCCGTGCTATTGCCGAGTTTCAATCTGCGCTCGATCCCTCTATGCCGTGGCATATCAGCGGATTTCACCCGATGTACAAAATGCAGGATGTTCCTAGAACTCAGGGTTCTACGCTTCGACGTGCGTATGAGATCGGTAAAAAAGCCGGATTAAAATATGTTTATGTCGGAAACATTGATGATGAAACGAGAGAATCGACCTTTTGTCCTAAATGTTATAAACTGGTGATAGAGCGGCACGGGCATATCGGACAATATGTCACAAATCATTTGGTCAATCTTAATCATTGTCCCTATTGCGGGGCACAGATTGAGGGGATTTGGAATTAA
- a CDS encoding host attachment protein — MSTILIIIADLQRFKLFTIKEDPMGRKSVELVQSIDSLETHERLREKVSDRKGNFQGVGASGSGENHNLAIEEEHRRIKEIASQITKNLQEYSYDAWYFAAPKAINHQIVDLIDPTIKSTMTINLHSDLTKIPDDQLLEHFKE; from the coding sequence ATGTCAACAATACTCATTATTATCGCTGATTTGCAGCGTTTTAAACTCTTTACTATTAAAGAAGACCCTATGGGAAGGAAATCAGTCGAACTTGTACAAAGTATTGACAGTCTTGAAACCCATGAACGGTTGAGAGAAAAAGTCTCAGACCGAAAAGGTAATTTCCAAGGGGTTGGAGCCAGTGGATCGGGTGAAAACCATAACTTGGCAATCGAAGAAGAACATCGTCGAATCAAAGAGATTGCATCACAAATTACTAAGAACCTCCAAGAATACAGCTATGATGCGTGGTACTTTGCGGCACCGAAAGCAATCAATCATCAAATCGTCGATTTGATCGATCCCACAATCAAAAGCACAATGACGATCAATCTTCATTCCGACTTGACCAAAATCCCTGATGATCAATTACTGGAGCATTTCAAGGAATAA
- a CDS encoding Hsp20/alpha crystallin family protein, which yields MLLTRFDPFKELRTLEKRIGEAFSSDLSKDVFSSFTPSVNTREGEFAYHIDVDLPGVKKEDISVKVENNVLTLKGERKEKKEVKKEDYYQCESSFGSFTRSFTVPSNVDTENIHAENKDGVLEITLPKKEAKSESAKQIKVK from the coding sequence ATGTTGTTAACACGATTTGATCCGTTTAAAGAGTTGCGTACATTAGAAAAACGCATAGGTGAAGCTTTCTCATCTGATCTGTCAAAAGATGTATTTTCAAGCTTTACCCCCTCAGTCAACACAAGAGAAGGGGAATTCGCTTACCACATTGATGTGGACCTCCCGGGTGTAAAAAAAGAAGACATCAGCGTAAAGGTAGAAAATAATGTCCTTACTCTCAAAGGTGAGAGAAAAGAGAAAAAAGAGGTCAAAAAAGAGGACTATTACCAATGTGAAAGCAGTTTCGGCAGCTTTACACGCAGTTTTACAGTCCCCTCAAATGTCGATACGGAAAATATCCATGCCGAAAATAAAGATGGTGTATTAGAGATTACATTGCCGAAAAAAGAGGCTAAAAGCGAGTCCGCTAAACAAATAAAAGTGAAATAA
- a CDS encoding Tex family protein: protein MTPLITLLNEKTGLNTKTIANILKLMEEGSTIPFIARYRKEMTGGATDEQLRDFDAVYTYSKKLLERKEEVVRLISERAQMSDDLRMRLNSASTLQEVEDIFRPFKEKKNTRASVAIAAGLEPLADMLESARLELTEFTKRSESFVKGAITSKEDAIKGAQDIVAERYSDDPRERDHWRRQIMDYCAFEIKATKGLKEEGLFAKLAGKSEKIASIPSHRYLAIMRGVSEKELNVKIILDMERVENAIVRYRIPKHAKSSQTLLLESYLDGFKRLLFPSLEREVHAMIKEKSDAQAINTFGKNLAQLLGSPPVTKRAILGVDPAYRTGCKLAVVDEHGTYLDHAVIYPTPPQSDFEKSAKVIKQLCERYGINAVAIGNGTASRETQEFFARLNRDEGLNLTYTVVSEAGASVYSASKIAQEEYPQLDVTIRGAISIAQRLRDPMAALVKIDPKSLGVGQYQHDVDQKQLEKKLHEVTEDLVNRIGVDPNSASASLLSYVAGVGAKLAKTIIDYREHSGAFKSKKELLKVKGLGAKAYEQCAGFFRIREGQSVLDNTGIHPESYDAANLLRKRYDLTAITTEQIPAIAQELGVGEATLRDIITELRKPGFDPRETLPPIIFRSDLTDIKELKEGSIVSGVVRNIADFGAFVDIGLKNDGLIHISQMSDKRISHPLEVLSVNQQLNHIRVVEVDVVKGKVGLSLKNG from the coding sequence ATGACCCCCCTGATTACACTTCTCAACGAAAAAACCGGACTAAATACCAAGACGATCGCCAATATCCTTAAACTGATGGAAGAGGGTTCTACTATCCCCTTTATCGCACGTTATCGCAAAGAGATGACAGGAGGCGCAACGGACGAACAGCTGCGTGATTTTGACGCTGTATATACCTATTCAAAAAAACTGCTGGAACGCAAAGAAGAAGTAGTGCGGTTGATCAGCGAGCGTGCTCAAATGAGCGATGACCTCCGAATGCGGCTAAACAGCGCATCGACGCTCCAGGAAGTCGAAGATATTTTCCGTCCCTTTAAAGAGAAAAAAAATACCCGAGCGAGTGTGGCGATTGCCGCGGGCTTAGAACCGCTGGCCGATATGTTGGAGAGCGCTCGGTTGGAACTCACAGAGTTTACCAAGCGATCTGAATCTTTTGTAAAAGGTGCTATCACTTCGAAAGAGGATGCGATCAAAGGAGCTCAGGACATTGTGGCGGAGCGCTACAGCGATGACCCCAGAGAACGCGATCACTGGAGACGTCAGATTATGGACTATTGCGCTTTTGAAATCAAAGCGACCAAAGGGCTTAAAGAAGAAGGATTGTTTGCCAAACTCGCCGGAAAGAGCGAGAAAATAGCCTCTATTCCATCGCATCGTTATCTTGCAATTATGCGCGGTGTCAGCGAAAAAGAGCTGAATGTTAAAATAATCCTCGATATGGAACGGGTGGAAAATGCCATAGTCCGTTATCGGATTCCGAAACATGCCAAGAGTTCGCAGACTCTCTTATTAGAAAGCTACCTCGATGGGTTTAAACGGCTGCTGTTTCCTTCGTTGGAACGCGAAGTCCATGCGATGATCAAAGAAAAATCCGACGCACAGGCGATCAATACTTTTGGTAAAAATCTTGCTCAGCTGCTGGGGTCTCCTCCCGTTACAAAACGTGCCATATTAGGTGTCGATCCGGCGTATCGTACGGGGTGCAAACTCGCCGTAGTGGATGAACACGGAACGTATCTGGATCATGCTGTGATTTATCCTACCCCTCCGCAAAGCGATTTTGAGAAGAGTGCAAAAGTGATTAAACAGCTGTGTGAGCGTTACGGAATCAATGCCGTCGCTATCGGTAACGGAACGGCGTCACGGGAGACTCAGGAATTTTTTGCCCGTTTGAACCGTGATGAGGGGCTGAATCTTACGTATACCGTCGTATCTGAAGCGGGGGCATCGGTTTATTCGGCCTCTAAAATCGCCCAGGAGGAATATCCGCAGCTTGATGTAACGATACGCGGAGCGATCTCGATCGCCCAACGTCTGCGCGATCCGATGGCGGCACTGGTCAAAATCGATCCAAAGTCGCTCGGTGTGGGGCAGTATCAACACGATGTCGATCAAAAACAGCTGGAAAAAAAGCTTCATGAAGTGACTGAAGATCTCGTCAACCGAATCGGTGTCGATCCGAACAGTGCATCTGCTTCACTTTTGTCCTACGTTGCGGGAGTCGGTGCAAAACTGGCGAAAACAATTATCGACTATCGGGAACACAGCGGTGCGTTTAAAAGCAAGAAGGAACTCCTCAAAGTGAAAGGGCTGGGTGCAAAAGCGTATGAGCAGTGTGCAGGGTTCTTTCGGATACGGGAAGGTCAAAGTGTATTGGACAATACGGGGATTCATCCTGAGAGCTACGATGCGGCTAATCTCCTGAGAAAGCGATATGATCTCACCGCAATTACGACAGAGCAGATTCCTGCAATAGCACAGGAGTTGGGAGTAGGGGAAGCGACACTTCGTGATATCATTACGGAACTTCGAAAACCGGGATTCGATCCTCGTGAAACGTTGCCTCCGATCATTTTCCGCTCGGATTTGACCGATATCAAAGAACTCAAAGAAGGTTCTATCGTTTCAGGTGTTGTCCGAAATATAGCCGATTTCGGAGCATTTGTCGATATCGGGCTGAAAAATGACGGACTGATCCATATTTCACAGATGAGTGATAAACGGATTTCCCATCCGCTTGAAGTGCTGAGTGTCAATCAACAGTTGAATCATATTCGTGTCGTCGAAGTAGATGTGGTGAAAGGAAAAGTGGGATTGAGTTTAAAAAATGGATAA